A window of the Lactuca sativa cultivar Salinas chromosome 7, Lsat_Salinas_v11, whole genome shotgun sequence genome harbors these coding sequences:
- the LOC111911997 gene encoding ribonuclease 3-like protein 3 — protein MNGSVIMSDSSLQPSLKEVEKIIGYEFKNKGLLKEAFTHYTYKDIDCSESYERLEYLGGSFLNLMIAKEHYLLYPDMTSGELTRLRAANIDIEALARAAFKHGLHRFLRHQDHLYDEWIQELIEGIKEYPLHSTGLIHSPKIFADILESLVGVVYVDTNLLVDATWEVVMNLLQPLVIPENLNLNPVTRFNEMFQKIGIKSEYKDLWDDRKEIEIYVDEKLIGIGNNKNKKTIAKNKAAAQAYENLAKQLAMENGAFVYEL, from the exons ATGAACGGGTCCGTCATCATGTCAGACTCATCTTTGCAGCCGAGTTTGAAGGAGGTGGAGAAGATTATAGGGTATGAATTCAAAAACAAAGGCTTGTTGAAAGAAGCTTTTACTCATTATACTTACAAAGATATCGATTGTTCTGAATCCTATGAACGACTAGAGTACCTTGGCGGCTCGTTTCTGAACCTTATGATTGCCAAAGAACACTATCTCCTGTACCCGGATATGACATCTGGTGAGTTGACTCGGTTGCGTGCTGCCAATATAGACATCGAAGCTTTGGCTCGTGCTGCCTTCAAACATGGCTTACATCGGTTTCTCAGGCACCAGGATCATTTATATGATGAATGG atTCAAGAACTCATAGAAGGAATCAAGGAATACCCATTGCACTCCACTGGTTTGATCCATTCGCCTAAGATCTTTGCAGATATTCTCGAGTCTCTAGTTGGTGTTGTCTATGTTGACACCAATTTATTGGTCGATGCTACATGGGAG GTGGTGATGAACTTGTTACAACCTTTGGTCATACCAGAAAACCTTAACTTAAACCCTGTTACGAGGTTTAATGAAATGTTCCAAAAGATCGGGATAAAATCAGAATATAAAGATTTGTGGGACGATAGAAaggaaattgaaatatatgtagATGAGAAGTTAATTGGGATAGGAAAcaacaagaacaagaaaacaaTCGCAAAGAATAAAGCTGCAGCACAAGCGTACGAAAATCTTGCCAAGCAATTGGCTATGGAAAATGGTGCATTTGTTTATGAACTTTGA